The genomic stretch TTCATTGGGTTATCAATGCGACGGGTAACGATATAAGGTACATCATGTAGCAAGTGTTGTATTAGCGCCCAGTAAATCGCTCGCCCTTCATGTACGTGAATAGCCACGCAATCTTGAGTAATTGTTTTACTGTGTGATTTGGTAAAATGGGTCGCGAGAATAATACGACAACCCAACTTCTTTACTTCATCGACCAGTTCACTTTTTGGATTCATCACAACGGTGAGTTGATATCCCTCACTAACTTGTTGTTTTATTAGTTGTAAAGTTTGGCGCTCACCACCACTAAATCCGGAAGCAAGGTTGACGTGGCAAATGTTCATATAATTGTAATAGCCTTTTTGTTATCGTGAGAGTCTACCAAATTTTATTAAAATCAGTTTTTTCTAGTACTGTTGGATCTCTTTGCAGTTCGAGTAGTTTGGCATATTTTAGATAACTATTAATGGCTGAACTCAACGCAACCGTCATACCATCTACACCACCTAAAAAACCCTTTTGAAAAAAGTACTTTCTAACAAAGGCATTTAGACCATGAGTAAAAGGAGACCAGGCGTTCGCTCGTTTGCCTTTTTGATACATGATTTTAGCCGCGCGACTGCTAAAATTGCGACCAGGCTTGGCAAATAATTGGCCAAGATCTTCAAATGAATAATGAATAATATCTGCATCTAAACGTTCAGGGTTGTTAGCTTTAACCGCTGCGTGTTGCTTTACGGCAGCAAAACGAGTTTTATTTTTATTGTATAAGCGAATGCAAAAATCTGGGTACCAACCACATTGCTTGATCCAACGGTTACCAATATAGTTGCGTCGACGTAGAGCAAAAGCATCATGCTCAGTGTTTTCTAAGTTAAGTGATTGAATAGTATCAACTGCCTCTGGAGTTAATCGCTCATCAGCATCTAAGCTAAGGATCCAATCATTGCTGGCATAATCTAAACCAACATTTTTTTGAATGCCATCCCCTAAATATGGTTGTTGAATGACCTTGGCACCGAGATCTTGCGCTAATTGTACTGTGTTATCGGCACTTTCTGAGTCAACAATAATGATTTCAGAACAAACTTGTTGAAGAGATTCAATGCATTCTCTGATATTTTTTGATTCATTAAGGGTAATAACAACGCCTGTGATCATATGTTAAGCCTATTAAATTGTTGTGATATTTGAATTTATGACACTAATTCAAGGTGCTGACTACTTTATCAAACATTGAGATAACATGCTTGCTAGATATTAACGTCATCGCATTTTCGTCTTTAACTCGGGTTCGCCAAGGCAAGTTATCAATAGTGATATCATGCTCCTTTGCAATGGCTTCTTTATAGGAAGAAACAACATATTGTCGATACAAATAAGGCCCAGTTCTTTCTGGGTTATGGTGAGCGTACAAACCTATCACAGGTATATTCATCGCATTTGCCATATGAGTTGGTCCGGTATCGGGCGCAATGACTAGATCGGCTTTATCAATCAAAGCAAGCATTTTTTTTATCGTACTCTTTCCGACTAAGTTGGTTACTGATGGTGCCTTTGATTGTATTTTGTAGGCTAAATCAATTTCAATTTGTGCAGGGCTGCCCGCTAAAATAATATTCCAACCTAATTGTTGAGCATGTTGGATCACTGCAGCATAACCTTCTACCGTCCAGTTTTTATAAGCTTTGCTTGCTGCGGGTACAATAAGTAAGTTTTTAGATTCGTTATTTTGATTGCTAAGATGTTGCAGAACCCATCGATTATCGTCTTCAGAATAAGGGATTGACCAAGTAGGGGTAATATCAATCACACCGAGTGTGCTAGCAAAAGCCAGTAACCCATCTAAAACATGTGGAGCTTCTGGTGATGGTACTTTTACATTAGTAAACCAAGTTTGAAAATCCTGACTACGCTTAGCATCGAAACCTAATTTGTATTTTGCTTTTATACCTAGTGTGGCAATGCTCGCCCGCAAGGCATATTGCATATGAAGTAAAGCATCAAAATTTTGTCCTTTAAGCTTTTTCCATAATGAAAAATAACCTTTAATGCCATCTTTTTTATCAAAAATAATAACATCAATATTTGGAAGATCATTGATTAACTGTGCTTCAAGTTTACCCGTTATCCAAGTTATCTTAGTGCTAGGCCATTGGCGCTGAATGCACTGTACCGCTGCGATCGTGTTACATACATCACCAATTGCAGATAAGCGTAGGATGCAGATAGAGTTTGGTGCTTTGGTAAAAAGAGGCATAAGTATATTTAGGCTTAAAAAATAATATACAGATTATATGGGGTGTGTGGCTTAAAGGCAAAGAATGTAAAGTGTGACACTGAATGAACTTAGGTGTCAGCGGCAAATGCTACCATCTAAGCTTTTTTCCCTGTATTCTTATCCACATGAATACATTGAAATCACATAATCAAATTATTTGGTATAACGAAACATTGATCTCTGACTCAGTGAAATTGTGTTGTGACCCTGAATACTGGCAACAGCAAGGTAAAATATTAGGTTCGGCACAAGGGCGAGGTACCACTTGGTTTGTACAAACTGAAACTTTACCCGCCGCGCTTAGGCATTATCGTCGAGGTGGATTATTTGGTAAGCTAATCAATGACTCTTATTGGTTTTCTGGGTGGGATAAAACCAGAAGCTATCAAGAATTCATCCTACTTGAATATTTAATTGTGCAACGAGTCAATGTTCCCCAACCGATTGCGGCGCGATCGGTGAGAAAAGGGTTGTGTTATCAAGCGGATATATTGACTCAAAAAATCCCTCAAGCACAAGATTTAGTTGGATTATTGCAAATAAATGCAATCGACTCAACGATGTATGAAAAAATTGGTCAGGAAGTGAAAAAATTGCACCAAGCGAATGTTAACCATACCGATCTAAATATACATAATATTTTGATCGATCAACAAAATATGGTCTGGATTATTGATTTTGATAAGTGCCACATTGAAAAAAACAACAATCAAAAAAATTGGAAACAAGGTAACATTGATAGGTTATTACGTTCTTTTCAGAAAGAGCTAAAAAAGCGTCAAATCCATTGGAAGCAAACTTCGGATTGGCAAGCATTTTTATCGGGTTACACCGACTAAACGACAGAATAAGCAGGTTTTTACGTGAATTTTCAACCACCTAGATTAACATTCAAACAAAAGCTTCATAGCCATGGTTGGGTTATCTTAGTTAACTCCTTGATAGCAATGCTTATCGCTATTCGATACTTCCTATATCTCCCTGCTTTCCCACAAGATAGTTTGAGCGCGAGCTTTATTGTGGCGGGAACGTGGAGCCAAATGACGCTACTAGCAGCGGTCATTGGTGTTATAACGCTCCCTTTGCTTTATTTGCCGACAATGGCTAGACGCAGCGCTATTGCCATCATTACATCAATAGCCCTTGGTGCCCTCATTATTGATACTTTTGTGTTTGCACAGTATCGTTTTCATATCAATGCAGTGGTGGTGGAGCTCGTTTTCTCTGGAGATGTAGTCGATTTCCCGTTGATCACCTGGCTAATGACGATTATTGGTGTAGTGGCATTAATATTATTTCAGTACTGGTTAGTGCGCAGTATGGAATTACAACCAAGTTTAACTAAAAAACGATTAGGACATAAATTTACATGGATTACGGTTGTTACTATCCTACTGACTAATGGTATTCATATTTGGGCATCTGCTTATGCATATCAACCTGTTAATATTGTAAAACAGTATTTGCCTTTATTTCAGCCAGCAACGGCGAATAGCTTTATGAGAAAGCATGGCTGGATTGATGAAAAGGCGGTTGAACGTCAAAAATCGATGGCATTGAAAGGTAATAGTGATTTGAATTATCCACTGTCACCTTTACAAGTGAAGCCAGTAGATAAACCAGTGAATATTATGTTCCTAGTGGTGGATTCTTGGCGAGCCGATACCTTCAACGCTGATAATGCACCTAATTTGTGGCAGTTTTCTCAACAAGGTGAGCGTTTCTATAATCATATATCAACTGGTAATGCGACTCGAACGGGGATTTTTGGGTTATTTTACGGTATTCCTGGAACGTATTGGCATGGTTTTTTAGCAAATCATAAAGCGCCGGTATTTATGGATCGTTTGCAACAGTTAGATTATCAGATTGGTCTCTTTACCTCTGCGAAATTAACCGCGCCAGAGTTTGATCAAACCGTATTTGCTAACCTGAAAAATATCCGAATTGGCTCCAAAGGAGCAACACCTTCGGCGCGTGATATTGATTTAACTAAAGATTGGTCACAATGGTACGATAAGCGAGATAAATCCAAACCAACATTTTCGTTCTTATTTTATGATGCGCCACATGGTTATGACTTCCCTGAAGATTACCCTCATCAATATCAACCAATGCTGAAAACGTTAAACTATTTAGATTTAAATAATAATACCGATCCCACTCCGCTAATGAACCGCTATAAAACAAGTGTGCACTTCGTTGATAGTTTGGCTAAGCAAGTATTAGATAAACTAAAAATAGCAGGAGAATTGGATAACACATTAGTGGTGATTACCGGAGATCACGCTCAAGAACTCAACGATAATAAGCTTAATTATTGGGGGCATAATGGTAATTTCACCCCAGCTCAAACTCATGTTCCATTTGTTTTAGTTGGCCCTAAAGTACCTAAAAACTTTGTTAAAGGTTGGGGGAATAGTTTTAGTAGCCATGAAGATGTAGCTCCAACAATAGCTAAAAATTACCTTGGAATAGAAAGCCCAATAACAGATTACTCGACCGGTATTGATTTGCTCGGGAAACAACAAAATCGCCCTTGGTTATTGGCTTCTAGTTACAGTGGATACGGTGTTATTACTCATGATTCCATTTTAGAAGTGGGGGCGACAGGGCAGTCTCAATTTATGGATACAACCAATCACCCCAAGCAAGGCAAGCCTAATTATCAATATTTGCAGCAAGCGTTAGAGCAAATTAGCCGGTTTAGGAAGTAAAATGAAAGAGTGTATAACAGTAACTTATGCTTGCGATGATAATTATTCTCGTCACTTGGCTGTATCTATAGCGTCACTTATTGATAACTATTCAATGAGTAAGCGCTTAGATATTTTTGTGTTTGATGCCGGAATATCAAAAGAAAATAGAGGTAAAATACAAAAATTAGAGCGTAATAATATAGGTATTAAATTTGTGCAAATTGATGTAAATATGTTTGATGGTTATCCATTAACGATAGAACATATATCATTAGCAACATATTTTCGTCTTAAGTTGCCATCATTATTACCGAGTCATAAAAAAGTTGTTTATTTTGATGTTGATATTATTATTAATGATGATATTTCAAAAATGTGGGATGTTAGTCTTGAGGGGAAATCAATTGCAGCTGTAATTGAACCTGAAGTTTCATTGAATAATAAAGAGCATTTAAGATGTATTGGTGTTGATGGCGATTTTTTTTATTTTAATGCGGGGGTGTTAATTTTAGATTTGGATAGGTTAAGGCGGCTGAACTTTGAAGGTAAGGTTATTGATTATCTTGGTAAATATTCTTCTTTATTGGTTTATCAAGATCAAGATATACTAAATGGAATGTTATTTAATGATGTTAAATATCTATCACCTTTTTATAATTATATGCCTATGTATAGAAATATACTTTCGAAAAAAAGACGGTATCAAATTAATTTAATACCATATACAGAGCTTGAAATTAAAAAATTAAAAAAAACGGCGTGTGTATATCATTTTTGCGGTAGAAGAAAAGCCTGGATGCAATCATGTACTAGTTCTGGGTTTCATTTGTATAAAAAGTATCAACATAAAACGGAATGGCGAGATGCTGATTATACAGACCTTGAACAAATTAAAGGTTTAGTTAAAGCTAATTACATCTATAGAAGATTCATCCTGAGATTGATGAATTTTCTATCGTAAAAATAATTACGTATTAAAAATATATTTTTGTGAGGGATTGATGAAAGTAGCCGTGGTTGTCAGTTGTTTAAAGCTAGGTGGAATGGAAAGAGTTGCAGTTAATCTTGCTGATGCTTTTGCTCACTCAGGGCATGATAGCCACTTAATGTATTTAAAAGACAGGAAGAAACAGATTCAACCAAGAAATGAAGCCGTTAGCCTCCATCTTTTTGATTTGAAAAAATGGGTGTTAATGACGGGCATTGGTGCGTTATGGTTTGTAATGTGTAAGCTTTTGAATGTCTTATTTCGTAAAACCTTTCCTCACTTTTTTGCTTATGCTCAGGCGATTGCTTTTCGATATAAATTACGACAGCTAGAGAAAAAAGACGGCCGTTTTGATTTGATTATCTTTAGAGGGCAAGGCACATTTGGGCAAATTTGGCCAATGAGAGATAAACGTTTTGTCTTTGTGTGTGAAAGTGTACAAAACAAAAACTTATATGCGGGTTTATCTAAATGGATTTTTTCATCACTCTATGAAAATAGAAATGTAGTGTGTGTATCTGAAGGGTCTAAGGCTAGCTTTTTAGACTTAACTAAAGAGCATCAAATCCATTGTAACAAAGTGGTAAAAATCAGTAATCCAAATGATTATCAAATGATAAGACAAGATGCCTTGCAGCCAATTAAAGCCGAATTATTCCCCCCAAGACCTTATATTTTGAGTTTAGGAAGACTCGTACCACTAAAGAATATCAGCTTGCTAATTCAAGCCTATCACTATGCGCGCCATCACTTTGGCTTAGAGCAAGATTTGGTGATCGTTGGCGAAGGAAAAGATCGTGAGCAGCTTGAAAAGAAAGTTGCAGAACTTGGGTTAACTCAATATGTCTTTTTTAAAGGAGCACAAAGCAATCCATTTCCTTGGTATAAGCAAGCCGATTTGTTTGTACTTAGCTCAAAGTCCGAGGGCTTAGGAATGGTATTGATTGAAGCATTAGCATGTGGGGTTAAAGTGGTATCAACAGACTGTCCTGGTGGCGTTCGCGATATTATGCAAGGCAAGCTTATTCAATTTCTCGCAGAGCAAAATGCATCATCATTGGCAGAAAAAATACACTTAGCATTAGAACCAAGTCCGAATAAACCGCTAAAGGATGATATTGATAAGGCGTTAATTAACTTTGACCAAGAATTTATTGTAAAGCAGTATAGGCAGGAGTTCATACTGTAAACTTTAGTGCTTTTAAGTCAGTAACTTGTAGGAAAGTAGCGCCATGATCCGGTTTATCTATACAGTATTACTTATATTATTATCCCCCTTTTTCCTATATAGCTTATATAAAAAGAAAGAGGGGAAACCTACTTTTGGCCCTCGCTGGAAAGAACACTTTGGATTCACTCCACCACTAAATTTACCACTAGGGGAAAAAAGTATATGGATCCATACTGTATCAGTTGGTGAAGTTATCGGTGCTACCCCTTTTATCAGAGTGCTAAAGCAACAAAACCCACAACAAATTATTGTATTAACGACCACTACAGCCACAGGGGCCCAACAAGCAGAAAAATTAAAAGGCTTAGTGGAGCATCGATTCATGCCATTAGATTTTTCTGGTGCGGTTAAGCGATTTATTAAAGCAGTTCAACCGCAAAAAATGATCATAATGGAAACGGAATTATGGCCAAACACTCTTGCTACTGTGCATGAGAATGATATTGAAATTATCGTGATGAATGCACGTTTGTCTGAACGCTCAGCTAGGCGCTATGCCAAATTTCAATCAGTTTTTAATCTATTGTCTTCCTCTCTAGATAAAGTGATTTGTCAGTATAAAGAGGATGCGGAGCGCTTTATTCGTTTAGGGGTACTTGAAGAGAAAGTGGTAATTTCT from Vibrio algicola encodes the following:
- a CDS encoding glycosyltransferase family 2 protein, encoding MITGVVITLNESKNIRECIESLQQVCSEIIIVDSESADNTVQLAQDLGAKVIQQPYLGDGIQKNVGLDYASNDWILSLDADERLTPEAVDTIQSLNLENTEHDAFALRRRNYIGNRWIKQCGWYPDFCIRLYNKNKTRFAAVKQHAAVKANNPERLDADIIHYSFEDLGQLFAKPGRNFSSRAAKIMYQKGKRANAWSPFTHGLNAFVRKYFFQKGFLGGVDGMTVALSSAINSYLKYAKLLELQRDPTVLEKTDFNKIW
- a CDS encoding glycosyltransferase family 9 protein — its product is MPLFTKAPNSICILRLSAIGDVCNTIAAVQCIQRQWPSTKITWITGKLEAQLINDLPNIDVIIFDKKDGIKGYFSLWKKLKGQNFDALLHMQYALRASIATLGIKAKYKLGFDAKRSQDFQTWFTNVKVPSPEAPHVLDGLLAFASTLGVIDITPTWSIPYSEDDNRWVLQHLSNQNNESKNLLIVPAASKAYKNWTVEGYAAVIQHAQQLGWNIILAGSPAQIEIDLAYKIQSKAPSVTNLVGKSTIKKMLALIDKADLVIAPDTGPTHMANAMNIPVIGLYAHHNPERTGPYLYRQYVVSSYKEAIAKEHDITIDNLPWRTRVKDENAMTLISSKHVISMFDKVVSTLN
- a CDS encoding 3-deoxy-D-manno-octulosonic acid kinase, translated to MNTLKSHNQIIWYNETLISDSVKLCCDPEYWQQQGKILGSAQGRGTTWFVQTETLPAALRHYRRGGLFGKLINDSYWFSGWDKTRSYQEFILLEYLIVQRVNVPQPIAARSVRKGLCYQADILTQKIPQAQDLVGLLQINAIDSTMYEKIGQEVKKLHQANVNHTDLNIHNILIDQQNMVWIIDFDKCHIEKNNNQKNWKQGNIDRLLRSFQKELKKRQIHWKQTSDWQAFLSGYTD
- a CDS encoding DUF3413 domain-containing protein, whose amino-acid sequence is MNFQPPRLTFKQKLHSHGWVILVNSLIAMLIAIRYFLYLPAFPQDSLSASFIVAGTWSQMTLLAAVIGVITLPLLYLPTMARRSAIAIITSIALGALIIDTFVFAQYRFHINAVVVELVFSGDVVDFPLITWLMTIIGVVALILFQYWLVRSMELQPSLTKKRLGHKFTWITVVTILLTNGIHIWASAYAYQPVNIVKQYLPLFQPATANSFMRKHGWIDEKAVERQKSMALKGNSDLNYPLSPLQVKPVDKPVNIMFLVVDSWRADTFNADNAPNLWQFSQQGERFYNHISTGNATRTGIFGLFYGIPGTYWHGFLANHKAPVFMDRLQQLDYQIGLFTSAKLTAPEFDQTVFANLKNIRIGSKGATPSARDIDLTKDWSQWYDKRDKSKPTFSFLFYDAPHGYDFPEDYPHQYQPMLKTLNYLDLNNNTDPTPLMNRYKTSVHFVDSLAKQVLDKLKIAGELDNTLVVITGDHAQELNDNKLNYWGHNGNFTPAQTHVPFVLVGPKVPKNFVKGWGNSFSSHEDVAPTIAKNYLGIESPITDYSTGIDLLGKQQNRPWLLASSYSGYGVITHDSILEVGATGQSQFMDTTNHPKQGKPNYQYLQQALEQISRFRK
- a CDS encoding glycosyltransferase family 8 protein, whose protein sequence is MKECITVTYACDDNYSRHLAVSIASLIDNYSMSKRLDIFVFDAGISKENRGKIQKLERNNIGIKFVQIDVNMFDGYPLTIEHISLATYFRLKLPSLLPSHKKVVYFDVDIIINDDISKMWDVSLEGKSIAAVIEPEVSLNNKEHLRCIGVDGDFFYFNAGVLILDLDRLRRLNFEGKVIDYLGKYSSLLVYQDQDILNGMLFNDVKYLSPFYNYMPMYRNILSKKRRYQINLIPYTELEIKKLKKTACVYHFCGRRKAWMQSCTSSGFHLYKKYQHKTEWRDADYTDLEQIKGLVKANYIYRRFILRLMNFLS
- a CDS encoding glycosyltransferase, with translation MKVAVVVSCLKLGGMERVAVNLADAFAHSGHDSHLMYLKDRKKQIQPRNEAVSLHLFDLKKWVLMTGIGALWFVMCKLLNVLFRKTFPHFFAYAQAIAFRYKLRQLEKKDGRFDLIIFRGQGTFGQIWPMRDKRFVFVCESVQNKNLYAGLSKWIFSSLYENRNVVCVSEGSKASFLDLTKEHQIHCNKVVKISNPNDYQMIRQDALQPIKAELFPPRPYILSLGRLVPLKNISLLIQAYHYARHHFGLEQDLVIVGEGKDREQLEKKVAELGLTQYVFFKGAQSNPFPWYKQADLFVLSSKSEGLGMVLIEALACGVKVVSTDCPGGVRDIMQGKLIQFLAEQNASSLAEKIHLALEPSPNKPLKDDIDKALINFDQEFIVKQYRQEFIL